One segment of Triticum aestivum cultivar Chinese Spring chromosome 2A, IWGSC CS RefSeq v2.1, whole genome shotgun sequence DNA contains the following:
- the LOC123186139 gene encoding hevamine-A-like: MASRSSMLQLLVVAIVVAQFLGSEAGGISIYWGQNGGEGTLAATCATGNYKFVNIAFLSSFGNGQPPVLNLAGHCVPTNGGCASLSSDVKSCQSNGVKVMLSIGGGAGGYYLSSSQDAKNVATYLWNNFLGGTSSSRPLGDAVLDGIDFDIEGGTPLHWDDLARFLKGYSNSGRRVYLTAAPQCPFPDAWVGGALNTGLFDYVWVQFYNNAPCQYTSGSTSNLADSWKQWLTVPAKQIFLGLPASPEAAGSGFIPADDLKSDVLPLIKSAGKYGGIMLWSKYYDDQDGYSSSVKNDV, from the coding sequence ATGGCTAGTAGATCATCTATGCTGCAACTGTTGGTCGTGGCAATAGTCGTGGCGCAGTTTCTCGGGTCGGAAGCCGGCGGCATTTCCATCTACTGGGGTCAGAATGGTGGAGAGGGCACACTGGCTGCAACCTGCGCCACTGGCAACTACAAATTTGTCAACATCGCCTTCCTTTCCTCCTTCGGCAATGGCCAGCCGCCAGTCCTCAACCTGGCAGGCCACTGCGTCCCAACCAATGGCGGGTGCGCTAGTCTAAGTTCCGACGTCAAGTCATGCCAGAGCAACGGCGTCAAGGTCATGCTCTCCATCGGTGGCGGAGCAGGCGGTTACTACCTTTCCTCGTCCCAGGACGCTAAGAATGTCGCGACGTACCTATGGAACAACTTCTTAGGAGGTACGTCATCTTCGCGGCCTCTCGGTGATGCAGTCCTCGATGGCATCGACTTCGATATCGAGGGCGGTACACCCCTGCACTGGGACGATCTTGCAAGGTTCCTAAAAGGGTATAGCAACTCCGGCAGGAGAGTGTACTTGACTGCCGCGCCACAGTGCCCTTTCCCTGATGCATGGGTGGGAGGCGCCCTCAACACCGGTCTCTTTGACTATGTGTGGGTGCAGTTCTACAACAATGCTCCTTGCCAATATACTTCAGGAAGCACTTCCAATCTAGCTGATTCATGGAAGCAGTGGTTGACCGTTCCTGCAAAGCAGATCTTCCTTGGTCTACCGGCATCACCTGAGGCTGCTGGGAGCGGGTTCATCCCGGCTGATGACCTAAAGTCTGATGTTCTCCCATTGATCAAGAGTGCGGGGAAGTATGGTGGGATCATGTTGTGGTCCAAGTATTATGATGACCAGGATGGCTATAGCTCTTCGGTGAAGAATGATGTTTGA